Proteins found in one Sorghum bicolor cultivar BTx623 chromosome 1, Sorghum_bicolor_NCBIv3, whole genome shotgun sequence genomic segment:
- the LOC110432043 gene encoding uncharacterized protein LOC110432043 isoform X4: MAATTVLRAQMGTNSYCRVWHRRAHRTWASHPTRTLPSSSASRACPRLIVSSRHELPEKVSTRLAMLPCQPTTTASLRVLLQHCWQDPGCGPCKCSIVGAGRGQELLFNCSKCIHLEMPLEGCCDAALGLQPDLIYGGTSNKV; the protein is encoded by the exons ATGGCCGCGACCACGGTCTTGAGGGCTCAGATGGGCACCAACAGTTACTGTAGGGTTTGGCATCGGCGAGCTCACCGCACCTGGGCCAGCCATCCTACCCGCACCTTGCCATCATCATCAGCCTCCCGTGCTTGCCCGCGACTCATTGTCAGCTCCCGCCACGAACTCCCGGAGAAAGTTTCAACTCGCCTGGCGATGCTGCCGTGTCagcccaccaccaccgcctccctgCGTGTGCTCCTCCAACACTGCTGGCAGGATCCAG GATGTGGTCCCTGCAAGTGTTCAATTGTTGGCGCAGGTCGCGGGCAGGAGCTCCTCTTCAATTGCAGCAAG TGTATTCATTTGGAGATGCCTCTTGAGGGATGTTGTGATGCAGCCCTTGGCCTGCAGCCCGACCTCATATATGGAG GAACCTCCAACAAAGTCTAG
- the LOC110432043 gene encoding uncharacterized protein LOC110432043 isoform X1, with protein sequence MAATTVLRAQMGTNSYCRVWHRRAHRTWASHPTRTLPSSSASRACPRLIVSSRHELPEKVSTRLAMLPCQPTTTASLRVLLQHCWQDPGCGPCKCSIVGAGRGQELLFNCSKCIHLEMPLEGCCDAALGLQPDLIYGGMVLLRPRFKPVLSTYARIPGTSRKIAVPECGTGVP encoded by the exons ATGGCCGCGACCACGGTCTTGAGGGCTCAGATGGGCACCAACAGTTACTGTAGGGTTTGGCATCGGCGAGCTCACCGCACCTGGGCCAGCCATCCTACCCGCACCTTGCCATCATCATCAGCCTCCCGTGCTTGCCCGCGACTCATTGTCAGCTCCCGCCACGAACTCCCGGAGAAAGTTTCAACTCGCCTGGCGATGCTGCCGTGTCagcccaccaccaccgcctccctgCGTGTGCTCCTCCAACACTGCTGGCAGGATCCAG GATGTGGTCCCTGCAAGTGTTCAATTGTTGGCGCAGGTCGCGGGCAGGAGCTCCTCTTCAATTGCAGCAAG TGTATTCATTTGGAGATGCCTCTTGAGGGATGTTGTGATGCAGCCCTTGGCCTGCAGCCCGACCTCATATATGGAG GCATGGTGCTTCTAAGACCAAGATTTAAACCTGTCCTGTCCACCTATG CCAGGATTCCAGGAACAAGCAGAAAGATAGCAGTACCAGAGTGTGGAACTGGTGTCCCTTAG
- the LOC110432043 gene encoding uncharacterized protein LOC110432043 isoform X2, giving the protein MAATTVLRAQMGTNSYCRVWHRRAHRTWASHPTRTLPSSSASRACPRLIVSSRHELPEKVSTRLAMLPCQPTTTASLRVLLQHCWQDPGCGPCKCSIVGAGRGQELLFNCSKCIHLEMPLEGCCDAALGLQPDLIYGGEAITAIRDVRESRDVLVLFFIFIKK; this is encoded by the exons ATGGCCGCGACCACGGTCTTGAGGGCTCAGATGGGCACCAACAGTTACTGTAGGGTTTGGCATCGGCGAGCTCACCGCACCTGGGCCAGCCATCCTACCCGCACCTTGCCATCATCATCAGCCTCCCGTGCTTGCCCGCGACTCATTGTCAGCTCCCGCCACGAACTCCCGGAGAAAGTTTCAACTCGCCTGGCGATGCTGCCGTGTCagcccaccaccaccgcctccctgCGTGTGCTCCTCCAACACTGCTGGCAGGATCCAG GATGTGGTCCCTGCAAGTGTTCAATTGTTGGCGCAGGTCGCGGGCAGGAGCTCCTCTTCAATTGCAGCAAG TGTATTCATTTGGAGATGCCTCTTGAGGGATGTTGTGATGCAGCCCTTGGCCTGCAGCCCGACCTCATATATGGAG GTGAAGCAATTACGGCCATTAGAGATGTGAGAGAATCAAGGGAtgtattagttttgttttttatttttattaaaaagtaA
- the LOC110432043 gene encoding uncharacterized protein LOC110432043 isoform X3 has translation MAATTVLRAQMGTNSYCRVWHRRAHRTWASHPTRTLPSSSASRACPRLIVSSRHELPEKVSTRLAMLPCQPTTTASLRVLLQHCWQDPGCGPCKCSIVGAGRGQELLFNCSKCIHLEMPLEGCCDAALGLQPDLIYGARIPGTSRKIAVPECGTGVP, from the exons ATGGCCGCGACCACGGTCTTGAGGGCTCAGATGGGCACCAACAGTTACTGTAGGGTTTGGCATCGGCGAGCTCACCGCACCTGGGCCAGCCATCCTACCCGCACCTTGCCATCATCATCAGCCTCCCGTGCTTGCCCGCGACTCATTGTCAGCTCCCGCCACGAACTCCCGGAGAAAGTTTCAACTCGCCTGGCGATGCTGCCGTGTCagcccaccaccaccgcctccctgCGTGTGCTCCTCCAACACTGCTGGCAGGATCCAG GATGTGGTCCCTGCAAGTGTTCAATTGTTGGCGCAGGTCGCGGGCAGGAGCTCCTCTTCAATTGCAGCAAG TGTATTCATTTGGAGATGCCTCTTGAGGGATGTTGTGATGCAGCCCTTGGCCTGCAGCCCGACCTCATATATGGAG CCAGGATTCCAGGAACAAGCAGAAAGATAGCAGTACCAGAGTGTGGAACTGGTGTCCCTTAG